ACAGGCTTCTGACCCTATCAACCCCACCCTGCCGCATACCTATGGCATCGATGATATACCGGTGATCATCGGAGACCAGAATTTCAAATATGATAACACCCTCCACATTTATCGGATCGATACTGCAAAAGCCAAACGTCCGTACAACCTGGTAAACGGTGTGACCAATCCATACCTGGAGGTGCCGGCACATCTGGTACGCCTTCGCATCCTGAACGGTTCCACACGCAAAGGCATTCAGCTGGCGGTATCCGATTCATACACGGAAAGCAGCGAGGCTGCCATGGACAACTTCACCCTGGTAGCCACCGACGGCGGATACACGATCAAACCGGACACCCTGAAAACGTTGTTGATGGGTCCCGGAGCACGCGCGGAGATTGTCCTGGACTTGTCCGGCAAGAGCGTCGGCGACACGGTATACCTGCGAAACATGAAGGAGTGGATGCCGGGCTATATTGTTGGTAGTCCCAATACCACCACAGGCCCCGGTGGCGGTAAAGACTCAACAAGTGGCAATGCGTTTCTTCAGTTGAGGATCGTAGCAGACTCCGCCGGTTATAATCCTGTGACTACTTTTACACCTTTTACTTCTGCATGGGACCCCGGTGTGGAAGACACTTCCAACGTAACACGTCACCGCACGAAGCGACTGATAGAAATGCCCGGTGGCGGCTTCACCATCGACAGCCTGACCTACGAGATGATGGTGATCAATGACACCATCTGTGAAGGCGCCAAGGAAATATGGACGGTTAATAACCAGTCGCCTGTATCCCATCCCTTCCACCTGCACAAGATCTTTTTCCGCATTCTGGACATCGACTCCGCAGGCACAATGATTAACCTGGAATCACGCGGATTGAACGGCCCTAAGGATGATGTACTCGTAGGCCCCAACTGGAAACTTCGGTTCCTGGCCAAGTTCGATGACTACCCGAATGCCATTGACCCGATGCTTAGCTATATGTACCACTGCCACATCCTTACGCATGAGGATTCAGAAGGAGGAGGCATGATGCACCAGTTTGTAGTCACCGATGAAGGTGTTTGCGGCACGGTGGATGCTCCGGAAATTGAAAATGCAAGCGACATGCTGCTGTTTCCGAATCCTGCACAAAACACCCTCTTCCTGAAAGGCCGCTCGAACATCGAAAGCACCGTGCGCATCATGGACATCCAGGGACGGTTTGTCCGCAGACAAACACTCCCCGCCTTCCATGGAGTTGTTGCACTTGACATCAATGGTCTGCCCGATGGTTTTTACCTGGTAGAATGGAATACAACGGAAGGGTTCTTCACCCGGAAATTGTTACTGCATCGTTAAATTACCCGTTCCCTTTTTTCCGGAATGCCTTCTGTTTGCTAATAAACAGAAGGCATTCTTTTATCTGCCCTGACAACCCCGCACCGAATATATTTATGCGCTAACTTTGGCGATCCGGATTTATACCGGCATTTCAAATCCCAAATAAAACGCCATGGCCGAAAAAAAAGCCAACCTCCGTGAAGTATTTAAGACCATCATATTACCCCGATGGAAACTCCTCCTCCTCGGATTGGTGTTGATCATCATCAGCAGAATGGCTGCCCTGGTATTACCGGCAGCCTCCAAGTTCCTTCTGGATGATGTGGTAAAACATAATAATTATGAGAAGCTATATGACATCATCCTTTGGGTGGGAGGAGCAGTTACGGTGCAGGCACTGACTTCTTTCCTGCTCACCAAATTGCTGAGTGTGGAGGCGCAATACCTGATCTCACAGTTAAGGGTGCGCGTGCAACAAAAGGTGATCAGTCTCCCCATCAATTTTTTCGATAACAGCAAATCCGGTGAACTCGTTTCCAGGATCATGACAGATGTGGAAGGTGTAAGAAATCTCGTTGGAAC
This portion of the Flavobacteriales bacterium genome encodes:
- a CDS encoding multicopper oxidase domain-containing protein; translated protein: MRKSLHRILCASFILLAQSILAQPSFINKIPIPPVIDAATDTIRLEMRLLTTHKFNPADPSDTLFNGTANQDGIETWSYNLAGDTTMTYLGPTLKWHTGKQTVIKVTNLLPQPTTTHWHGAEVPASMDGGPHQPIPSNTSWYVDFKDLDSASTMWYHPHYHNNTYPQVQLGLSGMIISEQASDPINPTLPHTYGIDDIPVIIGDQNFKYDNTLHIYRIDTAKAKRPYNLVNGVTNPYLEVPAHLVRLRILNGSTRKGIQLAVSDSYTESSEAAMDNFTLVATDGGYTIKPDTLKTLLMGPGARAEIVLDLSGKSVGDTVYLRNMKEWMPGYIVGSPNTTTGPGGGKDSTSGNAFLQLRIVADSAGYNPVTTFTPFTSAWDPGVEDTSNVTRHRTKRLIEMPGGGFTIDSLTYEMMVINDTICEGAKEIWTVNNQSPVSHPFHLHKIFFRILDIDSAGTMINLESRGLNGPKDDVLVGPNWKLRFLAKFDDYPNAIDPMLSYMYHCHILTHEDSEGGGMMHQFVVTDEGVCGTVDAPEIENASDMLLFPNPAQNTLFLKGRSNIESTVRIMDIQGRFVRRQTLPAFHGVVALDINGLPDGFYLVEWNTTEGFFTRKLLLHR